In Methylosinus sp. C49, one DNA window encodes the following:
- a CDS encoding transposase produces the protein MLDAMHEGRTYQRVELITGGRRRRSWTSEEKARIVAESAEPNANISDVARRNGVSRGLLTVWRRQAWEARSTSEHESLFAAVRVRCVEERPQNAAAIVEERDAVSVVSCTIEVSMADATVRVPMGADSATVNAVISALRRSR, from the coding sequence ATGCTTGATGCCATGCATGAAGGCAGGACTTATCAACGGGTGGAGCTGATCACCGGCGGCCGGCGCCGGCGCAGTTGGACGTCCGAGGAAAAAGCCAGGATCGTCGCGGAAAGCGCGGAGCCGAACGCCAACATTTCGGACGTCGCTCGGCGCAATGGCGTAAGCCGTGGACTGCTGACCGTCTGGCGTCGGCAGGCCTGGGAGGCGCGAAGCACGTCCGAGCATGAATCGCTGTTCGCTGCGGTGCGCGTGAGATGTGTCGAGGAGCGCCCGCAGAATGCGGCCGCAATCGTCGAGGAGCGAGATGCGGTCTCTGTCGTGTCATGTACGATCGAGGTCTCGATGGCCGATGCGACGGTCCGTGTGCCGATGGGCGCGGACAGCGCGACGGTCAACGCAGTGATTTCGGCGCTGCGTCGTTCGCGATGA
- the tnpB gene encoding IS66 family insertion sequence element accessory protein TnpB (TnpB, as the term is used for proteins encoded by IS66 family insertion elements, is considered an accessory protein, since TnpC, encoded by a neighboring gene, is a DDE family transposase.), translated as MISVGAQRRVFVSTRPVDFRKGVHGLVALVAEDLRCNPYSGDVYVFRAKRKDRLKFLLFDGSGTVLATKWLEDSGFAWPPAQDGVVSLTPTQFAMLFDGFSEWSRMTPKAVKRPNKTA; from the coding sequence ATGATCTCCGTCGGCGCGCAGCGACGTGTGTTCGTATCGACGCGGCCGGTCGATTTCCGCAAAGGTGTGCATGGACTCGTCGCACTGGTGGCGGAGGATTTAAGATGCAATCCTTACAGTGGTGACGTGTATGTGTTCCGCGCCAAGCGCAAGGACCGCTTGAAGTTTTTGCTATTCGACGGCTCGGGAACAGTTCTGGCGACGAAATGGCTGGAGGATAGCGGCTTCGCCTGGCCGCCAGCACAAGACGGTGTGGTGTCTCTGACGCCGACGCAGTTCGCGATGTTGTTCGACGGCTTCTCCGAATGGTCGCGCATGACGCCGAAGGCGGTGAAGAGGCCGAACAAGACTGCGTGA
- a CDS encoding IS66 family transposase has product MALRSTPLPSDPALLTELALALEAENETLKTTIVTLKALIFGARSERLSRLGAEQLALDLSDNRDEETRKTAATNDDIPASEEAAKKPCKKAGRNIGKLPEHLPRCERVIEPTTTRCPCCKGRMHRIGEDVSEVLDRVPAVLRVLRTIRPKYACRACESAVVQAPAPAQLIEGGMVSTTLVAHIAVAKYGWLSTLYRQTAILAGLGVVLDRQTLARWMKQTAWMLKGLYDLQLEVMHRYPRLFCDETPMPVLASGHVKLRQFWAHATDDRPWAGPAPPAVAYVFADGRSKKEIASQLSGFTGILQVDGYAAYKALVKDSGAESRVTLAFCLAHARRKFVAVFKTTNSPFAKEVIETIALVYAIEKRIRGKSADERRAVRQAETKPIMEALHARLIAVRDGLSQISPLIKAINYTLAHWSGLTRFHDDGRIEPDTNIVERPIRSIAIGKRNSLFAGDNGGAETWAILSTLIQTARLNGVDPETWLADVLERMVSGATTNNRLAELLVWNWKAARDQAEAAA; this is encoded by the coding sequence ATGGCGCTTCGCTCCACGCCCCTTCCATCGGACCCGGCTCTGCTGACGGAGCTGGCGCTCGCGCTCGAAGCGGAAAACGAGACGCTGAAGACGACGATCGTGACGCTGAAAGCCCTGATTTTCGGCGCGCGCTCCGAGCGCTTGTCCAGGCTGGGCGCCGAACAGCTCGCGCTCGACCTTTCGGATAATCGAGACGAAGAGACGCGGAAGACGGCGGCGACGAACGACGACATTCCGGCGTCCGAGGAAGCCGCGAAGAAGCCGTGCAAAAAGGCCGGGCGCAATATCGGGAAGCTGCCCGAGCACCTTCCCCGCTGCGAGCGCGTCATAGAACCGACGACAACGCGGTGTCCCTGCTGCAAAGGACGGATGCATCGCATCGGCGAGGATGTGAGCGAAGTGCTCGACCGTGTGCCGGCCGTGCTGCGCGTCTTGCGCACGATCCGTCCCAAATATGCATGCCGGGCTTGCGAAAGCGCGGTCGTGCAGGCGCCGGCGCCGGCGCAGTTGATCGAAGGCGGCATGGTCTCGACGACGCTCGTCGCTCATATCGCTGTCGCCAAATATGGCTGGCTCTCGACCCTCTATCGTCAGACCGCCATCCTCGCCGGCCTGGGCGTCGTCCTCGATCGGCAGACGCTGGCGCGCTGGATGAAGCAGACGGCCTGGATGCTGAAGGGGCTCTACGATCTGCAATTGGAGGTGATGCATCGCTATCCGCGGCTCTTCTGCGACGAGACGCCGATGCCTGTGCTCGCGTCCGGACATGTGAAGCTCCGACAGTTCTGGGCGCATGCGACCGATGACCGCCCCTGGGCGGGACCGGCTCCGCCGGCCGTCGCCTATGTGTTCGCGGACGGCCGCAGCAAGAAGGAGATCGCGTCGCAGCTTTCCGGCTTTACCGGAATCTTGCAGGTCGACGGCTACGCCGCCTACAAGGCGCTGGTCAAGGACTCGGGCGCCGAAAGCCGCGTCACACTCGCTTTCTGCCTCGCGCATGCGCGCCGCAAGTTCGTCGCGGTGTTCAAAACGACGAACTCGCCATTCGCCAAAGAGGTCATCGAGACGATCGCGCTGGTCTATGCGATCGAGAAGCGCATTCGCGGCAAAAGCGCCGATGAGCGGCGCGCGGTTCGGCAGGCCGAGACAAAGCCGATCATGGAGGCGCTCCACGCCCGCTTGATCGCCGTGCGCGACGGGCTGTCGCAAATCTCGCCGCTGATCAAGGCGATAAACTATACGCTCGCGCATTGGAGCGGATTGACGCGCTTTCATGACGATGGCCGCATCGAGCCGGACACCAATATCGTGGAGCGCCCCATTCGATCGATCGCGATCGGCAAGCGCAACTCGCTTTTCGCCGGCGACAATGGCGGCGCCGAAACATGGGCGATCCTATCGACGCTGATTCAGACGGCGCGGCTCAATGGCGTCGATCCAGAGACATGGCTCGCGGATGTGCTGGAGCGCATGGTCTCCGGCGCGACCACCAACAATCGGCTCGCCGAGCTTCTCGTGTGGAACTGGAAAGCTGCGCGTGACCAGGCCGAAGCGGCGGCATGA
- a CDS encoding IS256 family transposase: MNENRVVALRQEGEIDDPLTEILRAGAKRLIAQAVEAEFEAFLDAHADLALPDGRRRVVRHGREPARMIQTGIGPVEVEKPKARDRGAPNAETRIRYASSILPQWARRTKSLDALLPALYLAGVSTGDFQDVLTALLGKDAPNLSPAVISRLKGEWEEDYSRWQTRDLATRRYVYLWADGVYLQARMEPQAECMLVLIGATPEGKKELVGFQTGMRESAQNWKELLVDLKNRGLVVAPEIAIGDGALGFWKALDEAFPKTRHQRCWVHKTLNILDKLPKSVQPNAHRDLREIWQAPSRAAAEAAMTTFAEKYAPKYQKAVDCLLKDRDTLLTFFDFPAEHFVHLRTSNPIESVFSTVRHRTVRVKGALSQDTARLMVFKLVMAASKNWRRLKGQNQLPKLIQGVTFRDGIEIACEAKTAA, translated from the coding sequence ATTAATGAGAATAGAGTTGTCGCCCTGCGCCAGGAAGGCGAAATCGACGATCCACTCACCGAAATTCTGCGGGCGGGGGCGAAGCGGCTCATCGCACAAGCCGTCGAAGCGGAGTTCGAGGCGTTTCTCGACGCCCACGCCGATCTCGCGCTGCCGGACGGGCGGCGGCGGGTCGTTCGCCACGGGCGCGAGCCGGCGCGCATGATCCAGACCGGCATCGGCCCCGTCGAGGTGGAAAAGCCGAAAGCGCGCGACCGCGGAGCGCCAAACGCCGAGACGCGCATCCGCTACGCCTCGTCGATCCTACCGCAATGGGCTCGACGGACGAAGAGCCTGGACGCGCTGCTGCCGGCCCTCTATCTCGCCGGCGTCTCCACCGGCGACTTTCAGGATGTGCTGACAGCCTTGCTCGGCAAGGACGCCCCCAATCTCTCGCCGGCGGTGATCTCGCGGCTGAAAGGCGAGTGGGAGGAGGACTATAGCCGCTGGCAGACGAGGGATTTGGCGACGAGGCGCTATGTCTATTTGTGGGCCGACGGCGTCTATCTGCAAGCCCGCATGGAGCCGCAGGCGGAATGCATGCTGGTTCTGATCGGCGCGACGCCGGAGGGCAAGAAGGAGCTTGTCGGCTTTCAGACGGGCATGCGCGAGAGCGCGCAGAACTGGAAGGAGCTGCTCGTCGACTTGAAGAATCGCGGCCTGGTGGTCGCGCCGGAGATCGCCATCGGCGACGGCGCGCTCGGCTTCTGGAAGGCTCTCGACGAGGCGTTCCCGAAGACGCGCCACCAGCGCTGCTGGGTGCACAAGACGTTGAACATCCTGGACAAGCTGCCGAAGTCCGTTCAACCGAACGCCCACAGAGACCTGCGCGAGATCTGGCAAGCGCCGAGCCGCGCGGCGGCCGAGGCGGCGATGACGACCTTCGCCGAGAAATATGCGCCGAAATATCAGAAGGCCGTCGATTGCCTGCTGAAGGATCGTGACACGCTGCTGACCTTCTTCGACTTTCCTGCCGAGCATTTCGTGCATCTGCGAACGTCGAACCCGATCGAGAGCGTGTTTTCGACGGTGCGTCATCGCACGGTGCGCGTGAAAGGCGCGCTCTCACAGGACACGGCGCGCCTCATGGTGTTCAAGCTCGTGATGGCGGCGTCGAAAAATTGGCGTCGGCTGAAAGGGCAAAATCAGTTGCCGAAACTCATCCAAGGCGTCACATTCCGTGACGGAATCGAGATCGCCTGCGAAGCCAAAACCGCCGCTTGA
- a CDS encoding response regulator transcription factor gives MSDAAPQVLLVDDEQAIARVLHKALTAAGYRIAIAETGAQALSVVARNAPELIVLDLGLPDMDGKDVIAALREWTEAPILVLSARHDEAERIAALDVGADDFVTKPFHMGELQARLRAALRHQARRRAESTEYSCRDLSIDFIKRRVTVYGEEVKLTRKEYDLLRTLAQHAGQVVTHKQLLAAGWGATVTDTQFVRVYVGQLRQKIEEDPSAPKLILTEPGIGYRLQDE, from the coding sequence GTGAGCGACGCGGCTCCCCAAGTCCTGCTCGTAGACGACGAGCAGGCAATCGCACGCGTTCTGCACAAGGCGCTGACAGCGGCGGGCTACCGTATCGCGATCGCGGAGACGGGCGCGCAAGCGCTGAGCGTCGTGGCGCGGAACGCGCCTGAGCTCATCGTCCTTGATCTCGGTCTGCCGGACATGGATGGAAAGGATGTGATTGCTGCGCTGCGCGAGTGGACCGAGGCGCCGATCCTCGTGCTGTCGGCGCGGCATGATGAGGCAGAGCGTATCGCCGCCCTTGACGTCGGCGCCGACGACTTTGTCACCAAACCGTTCCACATGGGAGAATTGCAGGCGCGCCTGCGCGCAGCGCTTCGGCATCAGGCGCGCCGCCGCGCGGAGTCGACCGAGTATTCGTGCCGCGACTTGTCGATCGACTTCATCAAGCGGCGCGTCACCGTCTACGGAGAAGAGGTCAAGCTCACTCGCAAGGAATACGATCTGTTGCGGACTCTCGCGCAACATGCGGGGCAAGTTGTCACGCACAAGCAATTGCTGGCGGCGGGCTGGGGCGCCACGGTGACAGACACGCAATTCGTGCGGGTCTATGTTGGGCAATTGCGCCAGAAGATCGAGGAAGATCCGAGCGCGCCAAAGCTCATTCTGACCGAACCCGGCATCGGCTATCGCCTGCAGGACGAGTAA
- a CDS encoding ATP-binding protein has translation MQLLAAARNFVVDDDAERHRGGRWRYFIAAALIVVATCLGYFWSSMPDSRNLSLVFFGAILLAGMWLGKSAALFAALLAFLSYNFFLIEPQFSLQFAPADFLAFASFLIGAVLVGGLSGRLSDRARDATDRLRDLTVLFEASRDLSRAVAPQDAADRVVRHLEQGGCSAAIWLGDVASLRLASVSLERRDVAAQWSQEMEAFLASNRKDDVRAHCWLLRLETGERVLGAVAIWTAEGARTITPDQRWIEAVLELGAVAIDRARLIAEVADATIVMEKEGLRTALLSSLSHDLRTPISTILASATSLQEHDGHFDAETRREMLETIQDESERLNRYVANLLEMTRLESGVLQVRSVLIDPGEALASALERVAPRLKGRCVSRAFHTAGERIFVDPVLIEQALVNLLENAISHTPSGSTILVSAVREHANIVLAVEDEGPGIPQADLARVFDKFFRGRSDRRTGAGVGLGLSVSRGLVESFGGDVRAFSPANSGRGTRMEVRLPVHPAMEPVE, from the coding sequence ATGCAACTGCTCGCCGCGGCGCGAAATTTCGTCGTCGATGACGATGCGGAGCGCCACCGCGGGGGACGATGGCGCTATTTTATCGCCGCTGCGCTCATCGTGGTGGCGACCTGCCTCGGCTATTTCTGGTCTTCGATGCCCGACTCGCGAAATCTCTCGCTGGTCTTCTTCGGGGCCATCCTTCTGGCGGGCATGTGGCTCGGCAAGAGCGCCGCGCTGTTCGCGGCCCTGCTGGCCTTCCTCAGCTACAATTTTTTTCTGATCGAGCCGCAGTTCTCATTGCAGTTCGCGCCAGCGGATTTTCTCGCCTTCGCCAGCTTTCTGATCGGCGCCGTTTTGGTGGGCGGCTTATCGGGGCGATTGAGCGATCGGGCGCGCGACGCCACCGATAGGCTTCGCGATTTGACAGTGCTGTTCGAAGCGAGCAGAGATCTCTCCCGCGCCGTCGCGCCCCAGGACGCAGCGGACCGCGTCGTTCGACATCTCGAACAAGGTGGATGCAGCGCCGCGATCTGGCTGGGCGACGTGGCTTCACTTCGTCTTGCATCGGTTTCCCTGGAGAGGCGCGACGTCGCGGCGCAATGGAGCCAGGAGATGGAAGCGTTTCTGGCGTCGAACCGGAAAGACGATGTGCGCGCGCATTGCTGGCTCTTGAGGCTCGAGACCGGCGAGCGCGTTCTCGGCGCCGTCGCGATATGGACAGCCGAGGGCGCGCGGACGATCACGCCGGATCAGCGCTGGATCGAGGCGGTCCTCGAACTGGGGGCGGTCGCGATCGATCGCGCGCGCCTCATTGCAGAAGTCGCCGATGCGACGATCGTGATGGAAAAGGAGGGATTGCGCACGGCGCTACTTTCGTCACTGTCGCATGACTTGCGCACGCCGATCTCGACCATCCTCGCGTCGGCAACGTCTCTGCAGGAGCACGACGGGCATTTTGACGCCGAGACCCGCAGAGAAATGCTCGAAACGATCCAAGACGAATCCGAACGTCTCAACCGCTATGTCGCGAATTTGCTCGAAATGACTCGGCTGGAATCCGGCGTCCTGCAAGTCCGGAGTGTCTTGATCGATCCCGGTGAAGCCTTGGCGTCGGCCCTGGAGCGAGTCGCGCCGCGGCTCAAGGGGCGCTGCGTCTCGAGAGCCTTTCATACAGCGGGCGAACGCATTTTCGTCGATCCCGTGCTTATCGAGCAGGCGCTGGTGAATTTACTGGAGAACGCGATCTCTCACACTCCGTCAGGGTCGACCATCCTGGTGAGCGCGGTGCGCGAACACGCGAATATCGTGTTGGCGGTCGAAGATGAGGGGCCAGGCATTCCCCAAGCGGATTTGGCGCGGGTATTCGACAAGTTCTTCCGCGGTCGTAGCGATCGACGTACGGGCGCGGGGGTGGGCCTCGGCTTGTCCGTGTCGCGCGGATTGGTCGAATCCTTCGGGGGGGACGTGCGCGCATTCAGTCCGGCCAACAGCGGCAGGGGCACGCGCATGGAAGTTCGCCTGCCGGTGCATCCTGCGATGGAGCCGGTCGAGTGA
- a CDS encoding class I SAM-dependent methyltransferase — MSHDAATFADINAIKADFNDVYRRRDPRAYYEVLGALDYVIPEVACPIFAQLVERCVIERGRPITVLDIGCSYGVNAALLRHDITLRQLRERYLSPSVQALSPDQVAEYDGRFYSGWPARTDVQFIGLDISSEAIAYALEAGLLNDGAATDLETEPLDDRTRSLIARADLVISTGCVGYITHATFEKVMEASGQSHEKPWIASFVLRMFDYDKIARGLARHALVTEKLNSATFVQRRFRDWTEQEQTISMLDARGVDPTGREADGLLHAELFVSRPEESVAATTLSEIVWLTYGVALPLGDRQRLPQSRKNEAAARHAPPTAASLAYDSLYTTAQT; from the coding sequence GTGAGTCACGACGCCGCGACTTTTGCAGATATCAACGCCATCAAGGCTGATTTCAACGACGTCTACCGGCGCCGAGATCCACGCGCCTACTACGAAGTGTTGGGCGCCTTGGATTACGTGATTCCAGAAGTCGCATGTCCGATCTTCGCACAATTGGTCGAGCGGTGCGTCATCGAACGTGGGCGACCCATCACCGTTCTCGATATCGGCTGCTCATACGGCGTGAATGCGGCCTTGTTGCGCCATGACATCACCCTGCGGCAGTTGCGCGAACGCTATTTGTCTCCATCCGTACAAGCCCTGTCGCCCGACCAGGTCGCAGAGTACGATGGTCGCTTCTATTCCGGCTGGCCGGCGCGGACGGACGTGCAATTCATAGGACTCGATATATCCTCCGAGGCCATCGCATACGCGCTCGAGGCTGGCCTGCTCAACGACGGCGCGGCAACTGATCTCGAGACTGAGCCGCTCGATGACCGCACGCGTTCGCTCATTGCCCGCGCCGACTTGGTGATCTCGACGGGTTGCGTCGGCTACATCACGCATGCGACGTTCGAGAAAGTCATGGAGGCGAGCGGGCAGTCACACGAAAAGCCCTGGATCGCCTCCTTCGTGCTTCGGATGTTCGATTACGACAAGATCGCTCGAGGGCTCGCGCGCCATGCGCTCGTGACCGAAAAGCTCAACAGCGCGACCTTCGTGCAGCGCCGGTTCCGCGATTGGACCGAACAGGAACAAACGATCTCGATGCTCGATGCACGCGGCGTCGATCCGACGGGCAGAGAGGCGGACGGCCTTCTGCATGCGGAACTCTTCGTGTCGCGACCCGAAGAGTCGGTCGCCGCCACCACTTTGTCCGAGATTGTCTGGCTCACATATGGCGTCGCTCTTCCGCTCGGCGACCGCCAGCGCCTCCCACAGTCTCGAAAGAACGAAGCGGCGGCCCGCCATGCCCCCCCGACCGCGGCGTCGTTGGCGTATGACTCGCTCTACACGACGGCCCAGACCTGA
- a CDS encoding transposase codes for MLELAESDTTLPEVAKAAVNILAQHLEGLDKSIDDLEKQIGRAHAKCEVSRLLDRVPGVGKIIASVISASVPDPSVFKSVRDFAAWLGLTPRQNSSGGKQTLGGITKQGNRYIRKSLVLGQPRCCTA; via the coding sequence TTGCTCGAACTGGCCGAAAGCGATACGACCCTTCCCGAGGTCGCCAAGGCGGCCGTGAATATTCTAGCCCAACATCTCGAAGGGCTCGACAAATCGATCGACGATCTGGAAAAGCAAATCGGCCGCGCCCATGCGAAATGCGAAGTGAGCCGGTTGCTCGACCGGGTTCCCGGCGTCGGGAAAATCATCGCCTCGGTGATCTCAGCCAGCGTGCCCGACCCGAGCGTGTTCAAATCGGTGCGCGATTTTGCCGCCTGGCTCGGTCTCACGCCGAGGCAAAACTCCAGCGGCGGCAAGCAGACGCTCGGGGGCATCACCAAGCAGGGCAACCGATACATCAGGAAATCGCTTGTCTTGGGGCAACCTCGCTGCTGCACGGCGTAG
- a CDS encoding IS6 family transposase (programmed frameshift): protein MIDFKGSHFERDVILWGVRWYVAYPMSYRQLEEMMEERGVEVDHSTLNRWVAKYAPLLEKEFRARKRAVGSSWRLDETYVKVKGCWKYLYRAVDKAGATVDFFLTAKRDCKAALRFLRKAIGQHGEPKKITIDKSEANTAAIQSYNEEHEADIEIRRVKYLNNIVEQDHRAVKLRTRPTLGFKSFRSAAATLSGIELMHMIRKGQMRTTNEMRPAQQFYPLAA from the exons ATGATCGATTTCAAGGGCAGCCATTTTGAACGCGACGTGATCCTATGGGGCGTCCGCTGGTATGTGGCGTATCCGATGAGCTATCGTCAGCTCGAGGAAATGATGGAAGAGCGCGGCGTCGAGGTCGACCATTCCACGCTCAACCGCTGGGTCGCGAAATATGCGCCTTTGCTGGAGAAGGAGTTTCGTGCTCGCAAGCGCGCTGTCGGGTCGAGCTGGCGTCTCGATGAGACTTATGTGAAAGTCAAAGGCTGCTGGAAATATCTGTATCGGGCGGTCGACAAAGCGGGTGCGACGGTCGATTTCTTTCTGACGGCCAAGAGGGACTGCAAAGCCGCGTTACGCTTCTTGCGCAAAGCGATCGGCCAGCACGGCGAGCCGAAGAAGATAACGATCGACAAGAGCGAAGCCAACACAGCGGCGATCCAAAGCTACAATGAGGAGCATGAAGCGGACATCGAAATCCGGCGCGTCAAATATCTCAATAATATCGTCGAGCAGGACCATCGAGCAGTGAAACTGCGT ACGCGTCCGACGCTGGGTTTCAAATCATTTCGATCGGCTGCCGCGACGCTTTCCGGGATCGAGTTGATGCACATGATCCGAAAGGGGCAAATGCGAACGACGAACGAAATGCGTCCCGCGCAGCAATTCTATCCCCTCGCCGCCTGA
- a CDS encoding putative sugar O-methyltransferase, translating into MIYANDCLVRFKSVLERIRDSFIHEESNAFSEVSPIWKTLFAHRSPAVEFNDFAVFLSDGASVIDGAAAKCLDVAEKERLARYHADYIRAEELQRNPLSLVGTPTIFEFEGLACNTAYLENLSLFLDVEELIKPLLGWQGLRILEIGAGYGGLASLLIRAGVAKSYTIIDLPANLQFGAFYLTQNFPEIPFRVVSSSGELPPDDFAGLTFVTAGNIRGLDAQTFDLAINTDSMGEMPAQAAKAYVSWVASHLRPGGCFFTKNGHRRSSTGVQRASEYGYEQMDVLTLEPMKTPSTLFADHSHRLVLTPRSFEQPNVQWKYFDGLCELYALGLHDELKPISRAFANSAWSEEQKRFLDEVKAFTEIRDFSRKIAIFGEFQDNDLRVSVTYLKGLCAFFCTRAVAATYLEEYLSGASSHVAEATALFLLSQMGHARLSGPFRCGTRTQFMVEELQRLGSYPLGLARVAYSLRNDVLRKKLSGISGYKPSKLLKMKNLAFNLREGKGVSFERH; encoded by the coding sequence ATGATTTACGCGAATGACTGTTTAGTGCGTTTTAAGTCTGTTTTAGAGCGCATTCGAGACAGCTTTATTCATGAAGAGTCTAACGCATTTTCCGAAGTTTCGCCCATTTGGAAGACTCTGTTCGCGCATCGCTCTCCCGCGGTCGAGTTTAATGATTTTGCGGTCTTTCTCAGTGATGGTGCCTCTGTTATCGATGGCGCGGCAGCCAAATGTCTCGATGTAGCGGAAAAGGAGCGCTTGGCACGATATCACGCCGATTATATCCGTGCGGAAGAGCTTCAGCGCAATCCGCTTTCCTTGGTTGGGACGCCGACCATATTCGAATTCGAGGGGTTGGCGTGCAACACCGCCTACCTCGAGAATCTGAGCCTTTTCCTTGATGTCGAAGAGCTGATCAAGCCCCTGTTGGGATGGCAAGGATTGCGGATACTGGAAATCGGCGCGGGCTATGGCGGGCTGGCGTCCCTGCTTATTCGCGCCGGAGTTGCGAAGAGCTATACGATAATCGACTTGCCCGCGAACCTGCAATTTGGTGCCTTTTATCTTACTCAGAATTTTCCGGAAATTCCTTTTCGGGTAGTGTCCAGCTCGGGCGAGCTTCCTCCGGATGACTTTGCAGGACTGACCTTTGTCACCGCCGGGAACATCCGGGGGTTGGATGCGCAGACTTTTGATCTTGCGATCAATACGGACAGTATGGGCGAAATGCCGGCGCAGGCGGCTAAGGCCTACGTGTCATGGGTTGCGAGCCATTTGCGACCGGGAGGCTGCTTCTTTACGAAGAACGGACATCGCAGATCGAGCACTGGCGTTCAACGTGCGTCGGAATACGGCTATGAGCAGATGGACGTACTAACGCTAGAGCCGATGAAGACACCGTCGACGTTATTCGCGGACCATTCGCACCGACTGGTGCTTACGCCCCGCAGTTTCGAGCAGCCAAATGTACAGTGGAAGTATTTCGACGGGCTTTGCGAGCTTTATGCGCTTGGGCTTCACGACGAATTGAAGCCTATCAGTCGGGCTTTTGCAAACAGCGCTTGGAGCGAGGAGCAGAAGCGTTTTCTCGACGAGGTCAAAGCATTTACCGAAATCCGGGATTTTTCCAGGAAGATCGCCATTTTTGGCGAATTTCAGGATAACGATCTGCGTGTCAGCGTCACCTATCTTAAGGGGTTGTGCGCCTTTTTCTGCACCCGCGCCGTTGCTGCCACTTATTTGGAAGAGTATCTATCTGGCGCATCGTCACACGTGGCGGAGGCAACTGCGCTGTTCCTGCTGTCGCAGATGGGGCATGCCCGGCTGAGTGGTCCATTCCGCTGTGGCACCCGGACCCAATTTATGGTGGAGGAATTGCAGCGTTTGGGTTCCTATCCGCTGGGGCTCGCGCGCGTTGCCTATTCGCTTCGGAACGATGTGCTGCGCAAAAAGTTGAGTGGCATTTCCGGATATAAGCCATCGAAGCTGCTCAAAATGAAGAATCTCGCGTTCAATTTGCGGGAAGGGAAGGGAGTGAGTTTTGAGCGGCACTAA
- a CDS encoding IS6 family transposase (programmed frameshift), whose amino-acid sequence MIDFKGSHFERDVILWGVRWYVAYPMSYRQLEEMMEERGVEVDHSTLNRWVAKYAPLLEKEFRARKRAVGSSWRLDETYVKVKGCWKYLYRAVDKAGATVDFFLTAKRDCKAALRFLRKAIGQHGEPKKITIDKSEANTAAIQSYNEEHEADIEIRRVKYLNNIVEQDHRAVKLRTRPTLGFKSFRSAAATLSGIELMHMIRKGQMRTTNEMRPAQQFYSLAA is encoded by the exons ATGATCGATTTCAAGGGCAGCCATTTTGAACGCGACGTGATCCTATGGGGCGTCCGCTGGTATGTGGCGTATCCGATGAGCTATCGTCAGCTCGAGGAAATGATGGAAGAGCGCGGCGTCGAGGTCGACCATTCCACGCTCAACCGCTGGGTCGCGAAATATGCGCCTTTGCTGGAGAAGGAGTTTCGTGCTCGCAAGCGCGCTGTCGGGTCGAGCTGGCGTCTCGATGAGACTTATGTGAAAGTCAAAGGCTGCTGGAAATATCTGTATCGGGCGGTCGACAAAGCGGGTGCGACGGTCGATTTCTTTCTGACGGCCAAGAGGGACTGCAAAGCCGCGTTACGCTTCTTGCGCAAAGCGATCGGCCAGCACGGCGAGCCGAAGAAGATAACGATCGACAAGAGCGAAGCCAACACAGCGGCGATCCAAAGCTACAATGAGGAGCATGAAGCGGACATCGAAATCCGGCGCGTCAAATATCTCAATAATATCGTCGAGCAGGACCATCGAGCAGTGAAACTGCGT ACGCGTCCGACGCTGGGTTTCAAATCATTTCGATCGGCTGCCGCGACGCTTTCCGGGATCGAGTTGATGCACATGATCCGAAAGGGGCAAATGCGAACGACGAACGAAATGCGTCCCGCGCAGCAATTCTATTCCCTCGCCGCCTGA